One region of Miscanthus floridulus cultivar M001 chromosome 19, ASM1932011v1, whole genome shotgun sequence genomic DNA includes:
- the LOC136528525 gene encoding uncharacterized protein, which translates to MPPRFPTARLLTSTRPHRLLPLLSPLPSAALSPAPRALRLPPPLLHRGARRRPLPRGMASAAAAAPGPHAAAEAPPVGVGGEGAAAPRQLALEELPWDHSFVRELPGDPRSDAIPREVLHACYSKVCPSVKVDNPKLVAWSDSVADLLDLDHKEFERPDFPQFFSGATPLVGSLPYAQCYGGHQFGVWAGQLGDGRAITLGEVVNSRGERWELQLKGCGKTPYSRFADGLAVLRSSIREFLCSEAMHGLGIPTTRALCLVETGKSVVRDMFYDGNAKEEPGAIVCRVAPSFLRFGSYQIHASRGKEDIEIVRRLADYVIRQHFPHLENMKKSEGLSFEAAIGDSPTIDLTSNKYAAWAVEVAERTAYLIVRWQGVGFTHGVLNTDNMSVLGLTIDYGPFGFLDAFDPSYTPNTTDLPGKRYCFANQPGVGLWNIAQFAGPLSSAELISKDEANYVMERYGTKFMDEYQSIMTKKLGLTKYNKQLISKLLNNLAVDKVDYTNFFRLLSNVKADPGIPENELLVPLKAALLDIGKERKEAWISWVQTYIEELVESGIPDEERKAAMNSVNPKYILRNYLCQSAIDTAEQGDYEEVRRLLKVMQNPYDEQPGMEKYARLPPAWAYRPGVCMLSCSS; encoded by the exons tGCCCCGCGGCATGgcctcagccgccgccgccgcccccgggcCACACGCCGCCGCGGAGGCGCCCCCCGTCGGCGTGGGAGGAGAGGGCGCCGCCGCCCCGCGGCAGCTCGCCCTGGAGGAGCTGCCCTGGGACCATTCCTTCGTCCGCGAGCTGCCCGGCGACCCGCGATCCGACGCCATCCCGCGGGAG GTCCTGCACGCCTGTTACTCCAAGGTGTGTCCCTCGGTCAAAGTGGATAACCCCAAGCTGGTGGCGTGGTCTGACTCCGTGGCCGATCTACTCGATCTGGATCACAAAGA GTTTGAAAGACCTGATTTTCCTCAGTTTTTCTCAGGAGCAACTCCACTAGTGGGAAG TTTGCCCTACGCCCAGTGCTATGGAGGACATCAGTTTGGTGTATGGGCTGGTCAGTTGGGGGATGGAAGAGCGATAACTCTTGGAGAGGTTGTCAACTCTCGAGGTGAGAGGTGGGAGTTACAGCTCAAAGGTTGTGGAAAGACTCCATACAGCAGATTTGCTGATGGTCTTGCTGTCCTACGCAGCAGTATCCGTGAATTCTTATGCAGCGAAGCCATGCACGGTCTAGGCATTCCTACAACTCGTGCTCTTTGTCTAGTTGAAACTGGAAAATCAGTTGTCCGAGATATGTTCTATGA TGGCAATGCAAAGGAAGAACCAGGTGCAATCGTTTGTCGTGTTGCACCATCTTTTTTACGTTTTGGTTCGTATCAGATACATGCTTCGAGGGGCAAAGAGGACATTGAAATTGTTCGTCGTTTGGCAGACTACGTGATACGTCAACACTTTCCGCATCTTGAAAATATGAAAAAGAGTGAAGGTTTGTCATTCGAGGCAGCTATAGGAGATTCTCCAACAATAGATCTCACATCAAACAAATATGCAG CCTGGGCAGTTGAGGTTGCAGAGAGGACTGCTTACTTGATAGTTAGATGGCAAGGTGTTGGCTTCACCCATGGTGTACTTAACACTGACAACATGAGTGTGCTGGGCCTAACTATTGATTATGGACCATTTGGCTTTCTCGATGCCTTTGATCCTAGCTATACTCCAAATACCACTGATCTTCCTGGGAAGAGGTATTGTTTTGCAAATCAACCTGGTGTTGGCTTGTGGAATATTGCTCAGTTTGCTGGACCACTGTCATCTGCTGAGCTTATCAGCAAAGACGAGGCAAATTATGTGATGGAGAG GTATGGGACAAAGTTCATGGATGAGTATCAATCTATCATGACCAAAAAGCTGGGCTTAACCAAGTATAATAAGCAGCTAATTAGTAAGCTGCTTAACAACTTGGCAGTTGATAAGGTTGACTATACCAACTTTTTCCGTCTTCTTTCGAATGTCAAAGCGGATCCTGGTATTCCGGAGAATGAGCTGCTTGTTCCACTGAAGGCTGCTCTCCTAGATATTGGGAAAGAAAGGAAGGAAGCATGGATCAGTTGGGTACAGACTTACATTGAAGAG CTGGTGGAGAGTGGCATTCCTGATGAAGAAAGAAAAGCCGCGATGAACTCTGTTAATCCAAAGTATATTCTCCGCAACTATCTGTGCCAGTCTGCTATCGACACAGCTGAGCAAGGTGATTATGAGGAGGTTCGCCGGCTGCTTAAAGTAATGCAGAATCCTTATGATGAGCAGCCGGGAATGGAGAAGTATGCGCGGTTGCCACCAGCCTGGGCATACAGACCTGGAGTCTGCATGCTGTCCTGCTCCTCGTGA
- the LOC136529132 gene encoding uncharacterized protein, with amino-acid sequence MGRGRGRGRKQLTNGRIHEDKGSSGEEVVVPARKRRGRPQKRVAAENIIEAEMKKLEAAADDGDEDYVVGAGDGAKLKGSRIEHASAGAGGNKRNRVPKEEEDSNLDMEENSSSTRSSNDESIRSNGFRQSGSRRKSTPRRAAEAGL; translated from the coding sequence ATGGGTAGGGGGAGAGGCAGAGGGAGGAAGCAGCTCACCAATGGCAGGATCCACGAGGACAAGGGGAGCAGCGGCGAGGAGGTCGTCGTGCCTGCAAGGAAGAGGAGGGGACGGCCCCAGAAGCGTGTCGCCGCTGAGAACATCATTGAAGCAGAGATGAAAAAACTGGAGGCGGCCGCCGATGATGGCGATGAGGACTATGTGGTGGGAGCAGGGGATGGTGCCAAACTGAAGGGTTCAAGAATAGAGCATGCTTCCGCAGGAGCTGGTGGCAACAAGAGGAACAGGGTGCCCAAGGAAGAAGAGGACTCGAATCTTGACATGGAGGAGAACAGCTCCAGCACTCGGTCCAGCAATGATGAGTCGATCCGGTCCAATGGCTTCCGGCAGTCAGGAAGCCGCCGGAAGAGCACCCCACGGCGAGCGGCCGAGGCAGGGCTATAG